A segment of the Leclercia adecarboxylata genome:
TGCTGTTTTCATCCGCAGAATACCAGGCTATAACGCTGTATATCCATACAGACTCGAGGTTTAAACGATGGCACTGGAAAAGGGTATTGATAAGCTGGTTCAGGAATTCATCGCCGCAGGGCGACCCTCTTCGCTCGCCCAGAATATTGATGAACGGAGGGCTGGCTATGTTGCCGGAACGGTGCTTGCGGGGCAGAAGGAAAGGCGTGTCCAGATAGCAACGCTGGCGCTGGACGGAATAACGTTTCGGACCTACTCACCGCTCAACGCGCCTGAAACGCTGCCCGCCGTTATCTATTATCATGGCGGGTGTTTTGTCAGTGGCGGTTTTAATACCCACGAGCCCCAGCTGCGTCAGCTGGCGTATTACAGCAACTGTCGGGTGATTGCGGTGCAGTACAGACTGGCTCCCGAACATACCTTCCCTGCTGCTCACGATGATGCTGAAAGAGGCGCAAATCTGGTCTGGAAGTACGCGGACAGATTTGGCGTGGATAAAACCCGCATCACCCTTTGCGGGGACAGTGCGGGAGGCCATCTGGCACTGGTGACGGCACTACGGCTTAAGGCCGCAGGTCTGTGGCAGCCCGCTCAGCTGATCCTAATCTATCCTATGCTCGACGCAACGGCGCATTTTGAAAGCTACACCCGCAATGGGCTGGATTATGTTATTACCCGCGATACGCTCCTCAGCGGATACAACATGTATCTTCCCCATACCGAACGCCAGCATCCTGAAGCCAGCCCACTATGGCGGGATGATCTTTATGGCCTACCGAGAACCCATATCATCACCGCCGAGTACGACCCGTTATGTGACGAAGGCGAAGCTTTGTATCAACACATGACCGAACAAGGCGTGAACTGCACCTGCCAGCGTTGGTCGGGTGTGATTCACGGTTTCTTTCAGCTTGGTGGCGTAAGCCAGGCGGCGAGGGATGTGATGAGGGATATCGCATGGCGTTTGGGCGCTGTGTCGGCGGAAAGAGAATGAATTAAGAAATCCCATATTGACGATAAAGCAATTAAGATTTGCTCCTGCAAATTTAGCAAAGCAAAATAAATCGCCCAAGGCAGTGTGATAAAGGAAAAATAATCATCACGCTCCCCTCTTATCATCATTATTAAATATCTGGCTTCTTTGATTAATGGATTACATCAATGAATAAAAGCTCTCTGGCAATATTACTGGTAGCCTCTCTGACCAGCAGCCTGGCATTTGCAAATCATCACACCTTTTCTTTAGGCTTCGCGCACAGCGACGTTAAGGGCTTTGACAACCTGAATGGCGTCAACGTCCAGTATCGCTACGAATTCGATTCTCCGCTCAGCCTTCTTGGTTCCTTCTCGTGGATGAAAACGCATACTAAGCAGGATTATTTAGCGACCCGCGACGTTGTTCATAATGACATAGACGTGAATTATTACTCTCTGCTGGCAGGGCCGGCGTACCGTATTAATGACTACGTTTCACTTTATGCCCTCGGCGGTGCCGCATGGATGAAAGCGACCGGAAATACCCGCTGGGTGAATTACGGTAATAATGAAGTGAACCATGACGGTATTTCCGAGAAATCAGCATCTTTCGCCTGGGGAGTGGGCATGGTGATGAACCCGCTCGACAATCTTTCCATTAATCTCGGCTATGAAGGCACGAAGGCCAGCCTGGGGCGTGACTATACGATCAAGGGTTTCAACGTGGGTATGGGCTATCGTTTTTAAGTAAACGGGCTGAGGCTTAACACCGAGAGTTACCCCATTCTCAACGGGTAACTCTCACTCCTGATGCTACTCTTCCTCGTTCCCGCCCTCTTCGTAGGCACCAAACGGCTTCGCGGGCAGCACGATATAGGTTCCTTCAAACACCGCACCAGACGTCTCGTCACCGAACAGCTCCACCAGCATCTGCACGCGGGCTTTGCGGCCGCGGGCCAGACGGTCGAGATCGCCGCTCAGCGAGCCTAAATCGGCCACCGCGCTCGGCTTACCGCTGATAGGGCGGCTGTAACGAATATGGGCATCGGCGAGGATGATAGTGCCGCCCAGGTGGCGCTCGCGCAGCATCAGCCAGATAAGTCCCCAGCCGGTGAGCGTCGCCAGCGAGAACAGGCTGCCGGCAAACAGGGTGTGGTGAGGGTTCTGATTGCCGATCTCCGGCATGGTGGTGATAAATTTTTGCCCGGTGTACTGCTGAATGCGTACCCCCATCTTTTCGCTCAGCGGGATATGCTGATACCAGGCCTGCTGCAGCTGACCGCACCAGTCGGCACGATGCAGAATATCATCCAGCGAGGCGATGGGTTTGATCATCAAAAAATGGCGAATCGGCGTGGTTTGCGGGGTGGTGATTTCGCCCTGGTTTATAAAACCCAGCTTGGCAAAGAACTCCACCGCATCTTCACGCGCGCTACAGGTGACGCGCTTCACGCCCTCCTGACGGGCCACGGACTCCAGCGTCATCGCCATCAGCGTGCCGAGACCTTTGTCCTGTACGCTGGGATGGACCGCCATAAAGCGGATGGAGGCTTCATTATCGGCATTGATATACAGCCGCCCGACGGCGACAAGGTTGCCCTCTTCATCCATCACCATCTGGTGATGTGCCATGGCGTCCCAGGCGTCGCGCTCCGACCCTTTCGGCTGATGTAATGGCTTACGCAGCATCTCCCAGCGGAACTGGTAGTAAAGCGCCAACTCTTCTTCCGTTTGCGGTACTCGAAGGTGATACATAGCTGTACTCTCTCTTGTTACCCGCGGCCATACCGTCAGCTCACTCATACCTGGAGCCAGAACGTGACGGGGCCATCATTTACCAGCGAGACCTGCATATCTGCAGCGAATCGTCCGGTCTGTGTATGCATCTCTTGCTGACGGCAACGGTCAACAAAGTATTCATATAACGCTTCTGCCCGATCCGGCGCCGCCCCTTTTGAGAATCCCGGGCGCATGCCGCGCTCGGTATCGGCGGCCAGCGTAAACTGCGACACCACCAGCACGCTGCCACCCGCCTGCTGAACGTTGAGGTTCATTTTGCCTTCCGCATCGCCAAAGATACGGTAACCCAACACGCGCTCGCATAAGCGGTTGGCTTTTTGCTCGTCGTCATCCCTTTCGACACCTAACAAGACTAAAAGTCCCGGGCCAATTTCACCCGTCACCTCTCCCTCCACGGTGACGCTGGCACGGGTTACGCGCTGGATTAATGCAATCATGGTTGGTCTGCTTCTCGTCGTTTTTCGGCTTCGGCCGCTTTTTTGAGTTCGCGGTATACCCCGAGAGTGACAGTAATTTCCGCGCCAAGCAAGACGATACACCACGTCCAGTAAACCCAGAGGAACAAAATGGGGATCACCGCCAGCACGCCATAAATCAGCTGATAGGAGGGGAACATGGTGATGTAGAGCGCGAATCCTTTCTTGCCCAGTTCGAAAAGCAGAGCGGCCACCAGCGCCCCCAGCATGGCATCCCGGTTAGGCACGCGCGTGGTCGGCACAATGCTGTAGAGTAACCAGAAAGCGAGCCAGGACAAGAGCAGCGGGAAGATGCGCAACACATCGTCAATTACGCTATCGAGTTCGCTGGCCCAGCGTAACGAGAGCAGATAAGAGCTGATCGCCAGGCTGGCCCCGGCCAGTAGCGGCCCCAGAGTCAGGATCATCCAGTACACCGCAAACGAGTAAACTTTAGGCCGTGCGCGGGTGCTGCGCCAGATCGTATTGAGCGCGCTATCAATGGCATACATCAGCAGCAGCGCGGTGACGATAAGCCCGCACGCCCCAACCGCCGTCATCTTGCTGGAGTTGGCGACAAACTGCTCGATGTAATTCTGAATGACATCCCCGGTAGCAGGCATGAAGTTAGCAAAGACAAAATGGCGGAGCTGCAGGCTGACATCCGAAAACATCGGAAAGGCGGCGAAAAGCGCAAAGATGACAGCCACCAGCGGCACCAGCGAGAGCAACGACACGTAGGCGAGGTTACCTGCTAGCGTAGTCATATTGTCCTCATCGATGCGGTGCCAGAGGAGTTTTAGCCACGCACGCAGTGGTTGGGTGTGGTGGCTGGCTTTTTGATGAACGATTTTTAGCATAACTGCTTCGCAAAATAGTCAGGTATCGTCTGTTTTCCGGTCACCAGAATTGACGTGATACCCAACTGGTTAGCTCCCTCTATATTATCGACGTTATCGTCAAAAAAGAGGGCGTCGGCGGCAGAGAATCCTTCGGCCTGCAGGACGGCCTGGTAGATCCGTGCTTCCGGCTTACGCATGCCCATCTCCTGGGAAAGATAGATTTTATCTGCGGCCGCTTTCACTTCCGGGTATTCATCCGGCCAGAAGGTAGTGTGCAGGCGGTTGGTATTGGACAGCACCACCACCCGATGCCCCTGCTCACGCAGCTTGTGCATAATGGCAATCACCTCGGGGCGAATCCCGACAAAGATCGCCTGCCAGCCGTGAGAAAATTGTTCGTAACTGAGGGGAAGATCCATCTCATGACAGAGCATTTCGGCGAATTGCTCATCCGAAATCTCACCGCGCTCATGCTGATGGAAGGCGTCGCCCATCGTAAAAGTCTGCTTAAGCGTTGCCAGCGGAACGCGGCTGAAATCACTCCATGTTCCCAGCACACGATTGAAGTCGATATCGACGATTACGTTTCCTAAATCAAAGATATAGAGCATGTGTTTCTCCTTTTCGCCGTGAAAATTAACTGTAGCGGGAAAGAAGATGTTTGGCTATGAGGCGTGCGGCATGGCGGAAAAGAAAAACCCCGCCAGAAGGCGGGGTTTTAGAGGACGGAGAGAAGAAAATTAATCTTCTTTCGGGCCGCGCATTGCGCGTTTACGATCGTTCTCAGTCAGGTGACGTTTACGAATACGGATAGAGGTTGGAGTCACTTCTACCAGTTCGTCGTCATCGATGAATTCCAGAGCCTGCTCCAGAGTCATCTTAACCGGTGGAACCAGAACCGTTGCTTCGTCAGTACCGGACGCACGCATGTTGGTCAGTTTCTTACCGGTCAGGCAGTTTACAGTCAGGTCGTTAGAACGGCTGTGAATACCGATGATCTGGCCTTCGTAAACTTCTGCACCGTGACCCAGGAACAGCTTACCGCGGTCCTGCAGGCTGAACAGGGCGAACGCAACCGCTTTACCCTGACCGTTGGAGATCAGAACGCCGTTGTTACGCTGGCCAACTTCGCCCGGACGAACGTCGTCGTAGTGGCTGAAGGTGGAGTACAGCAGACCCGTACCGGAAGTCATGGTCATGAACTCTGAACGGAAGCCGATCAGACCACGGCTTGGGATCACGTAGTCGAGACGTACGCGGCCTTTGCCATCTGGATTCATGTTTTTCAGGTCGCCTTTACGCTCACCCAGAGCCTGCATCACAGAACCCTGGTGCTGCTCTTCGACGTCCAGCGTTACGTTTTCGAACGGCTCTTGTTTACGGCCATCGATTTCGCGGAAGATTACTTTCGGACGGGAAACCGCCATCTCGAAACCTTCACGACGCATGTTTTCGATCAGAACAGACAGGTGCAGCTCACCACGACCGGAAACACGGAATGCGTCCGCATCAGGGGTCTCTTCAACGCGCAGTGCCACGTTGTGCACCAGCTCTTTGTTCAGGCGGTCAAGGATCTGACGAGAGGTAACAAACTTACCTTCTTTACCACAGAACGGAGAGGTGTTGACGTTGAAGAACATGGTTACGGTCGGTTCATCAACTGACAGGGCTGGCAGCGCTTCAACCGCTTGCGTGTCGCAAATGGTATCGGAGATGTTCAGCTCGCCCAGACCGGTGATCGCGATGATGTCGCCTGCTTCAGCAATGTCGCTCTCGATACGCTCAAGGCCCAGGTGGGTCAGTACTTTACCGACTTTACCGTTACGGGTTTTGCCTTCGCTATCGATGATAGTGACCTGCTGGTTAGGCTTCACTTTACCGCGCTTGATACGGCCGATGCCGATAACGCCAACATAGTTGTTGTAGTCGAGCTGAGAGATCTGCATCTGCAGAGTGCCTTCAACATCAACGTTTGGCGCAGGAACACGGTCAACAATCGTCTGATACAGCGGAGTCATGTCTTCAGCCATGTCTTCGTGAT
Coding sequences within it:
- a CDS encoding alpha/beta hydrolase; amino-acid sequence: MALEKGIDKLVQEFIAAGRPSSLAQNIDERRAGYVAGTVLAGQKERRVQIATLALDGITFRTYSPLNAPETLPAVIYYHGGCFVSGGFNTHEPQLRQLAYYSNCRVIAVQYRLAPEHTFPAAHDDAERGANLVWKYADRFGVDKTRITLCGDSAGGHLALVTALRLKAAGLWQPAQLILIYPMLDATAHFESYTRNGLDYVITRDTLLSGYNMYLPHTERQHPEASPLWRDDLYGLPRTHIITAEYDPLCDEGEALYQHMTEQGVNCTCQRWSGVIHGFFQLGGVSQAARDVMRDIAWRLGAVSAERE
- a CDS encoding Ail/Lom family outer membrane beta-barrel protein gives rise to the protein MNKSSLAILLVASLTSSLAFANHHTFSLGFAHSDVKGFDNLNGVNVQYRYEFDSPLSLLGSFSWMKTHTKQDYLATRDVVHNDIDVNYYSLLAGPAYRINDYVSLYALGGAAWMKATGNTRWVNYGNNEVNHDGISEKSASFAWGVGMVMNPLDNLSINLGYEGTKASLGRDYTIKGFNVGMGYRF
- the fabY gene encoding fatty acid biosynthesis protein FabY produces the protein MYHLRVPQTEEELALYYQFRWEMLRKPLHQPKGSERDAWDAMAHHQMVMDEEGNLVAVGRLYINADNEASIRFMAVHPSVQDKGLGTLMAMTLESVARQEGVKRVTCSAREDAVEFFAKLGFINQGEITTPQTTPIRHFLMIKPIASLDDILHRADWCGQLQQAWYQHIPLSEKMGVRIQQYTGQKFITTMPEIGNQNPHHTLFAGSLFSLATLTGWGLIWLMLRERHLGGTIILADAHIRYSRPISGKPSAVADLGSLSGDLDRLARGRKARVQMLVELFGDETSGAVFEGTYIVLPAKPFGAYEEGGNEEE
- the dtd gene encoding D-aminoacyl-tRNA deacylase — encoded protein: MIALIQRVTRASVTVEGEVTGEIGPGLLVLLGVERDDDEQKANRLCERVLGYRIFGDAEGKMNLNVQQAGGSVLVVSQFTLAADTERGMRPGFSKGAAPDRAEALYEYFVDRCRQQEMHTQTGRFAADMQVSLVNDGPVTFWLQV
- a CDS encoding virulence factor BrkB family protein, whose amino-acid sequence is MLKIVHQKASHHTQPLRAWLKLLWHRIDEDNMTTLAGNLAYVSLLSLVPLVAVIFALFAAFPMFSDVSLQLRHFVFANFMPATGDVIQNYIEQFVANSSKMTAVGACGLIVTALLLMYAIDSALNTIWRSTRARPKVYSFAVYWMILTLGPLLAGASLAISSYLLSLRWASELDSVIDDVLRIFPLLLSWLAFWLLYSIVPTTRVPNRDAMLGALVAALLFELGKKGFALYITMFPSYQLIYGVLAVIPILFLWVYWTWCIVLLGAEITVTLGVYRELKKAAEAEKRREADQP
- the yihX gene encoding glucose-1-phosphatase; the protein is MLYIFDLGNVIVDIDFNRVLGTWSDFSRVPLATLKQTFTMGDAFHQHERGEISDEQFAEMLCHEMDLPLSYEQFSHGWQAIFVGIRPEVIAIMHKLREQGHRVVVLSNTNRLHTTFWPDEYPEVKAAADKIYLSQEMGMRKPEARIYQAVLQAEGFSAADALFFDDNVDNIEGANQLGITSILVTGKQTIPDYFAKQLC
- the typA gene encoding ribosome-dependent GTPase TypA, with product MIENLRNIAIIAHVDHGKTTLVDKLLQQSGTFDARAETQERVMDSNDLEKERGITILAKNTAIKWNDYRINIVDTPGHADFGGEVERVMSMVDSVLLVVDAFDGPMPQTRFVTKKAFAHGLKPIVVINKVDRPGARPDWVVDQVFDLFVNLDATDEQLDFPIVYASALNGIAGLDHEDMAEDMTPLYQTIVDRVPAPNVDVEGTLQMQISQLDYNNYVGVIGIGRIKRGKVKPNQQVTIIDSEGKTRNGKVGKVLTHLGLERIESDIAEAGDIIAITGLGELNISDTICDTQAVEALPALSVDEPTVTMFFNVNTSPFCGKEGKFVTSRQILDRLNKELVHNVALRVEETPDADAFRVSGRGELHLSVLIENMRREGFEMAVSRPKVIFREIDGRKQEPFENVTLDVEEQHQGSVMQALGERKGDLKNMNPDGKGRVRLDYVIPSRGLIGFRSEFMTMTSGTGLLYSTFSHYDDVRPGEVGQRNNGVLISNGQGKAVAFALFSLQDRGKLFLGHGAEVYEGQIIGIHSRSNDLTVNCLTGKKLTNMRASGTDEATVLVPPVKMTLEQALEFIDDDELVEVTPTSIRIRKRHLTENDRKRAMRGPKED